A window of the Deltaproteobacteria bacterium HGW-Deltaproteobacteria-18 genome harbors these coding sequences:
- a CDS encoding ABC transporter permease has product MHSSFHRILSLATVLAFLAIWSWAALLIGNKVILPTVGDVAELLFHPNEDLLSMGSLITNVVVSLFRVLIGYIVAVLVAIPLGIAMGYYVSVHTMFGDFLNLFRPIPPLAWVPLVMAWFGIASFADLFGVDRGLWFVYLNNFKYSMIFIIFIGAFYPVLTSSIHGVRNVNRVFIDTARVLGAGEFDIFRKILLPAALPSMVNGMRIGLGVAWMCLVSAEMLPGSISGVGYLITHAYTMASTDIVVAGMFSIGLTGALMDWLFRRIERRCFSWQRLAR; this is encoded by the coding sequence ATGCACAGCTCTTTTCACCGGATTCTTTCCTTGGCGACTGTTCTCGCCTTTCTTGCCATCTGGTCGTGGGCTGCACTGCTGATCGGAAACAAGGTCATCCTGCCCACGGTGGGAGATGTCGCCGAACTGCTGTTTCACCCGAACGAAGACCTGCTGAGCATGGGTTCCCTGATCACCAATGTCGTGGTCAGCCTGTTCAGAGTGCTGATCGGCTATATCGTGGCCGTTCTTGTCGCGATTCCGCTGGGCATCGCCATGGGATACTACGTATCGGTGCACACCATGTTCGGAGACTTCCTGAATCTCTTTCGCCCCATTCCGCCTCTGGCCTGGGTTCCCCTGGTCATGGCCTGGTTCGGAATCGCGAGCTTCGCGGATCTCTTCGGGGTGGATCGCGGACTGTGGTTTGTTTATCTCAATAATTTCAAGTATTCGATGATATTCATCATTTTTATCGGCGCCTTCTATCCGGTGCTGACCAGCAGCATCCACGGCGTGCGAAATGTAAATCGTGTCTTCATCGACACTGCTCGCGTCCTCGGCGCCGGCGAGTTTGATATTTTCCGCAAGATTCTGCTTCCGGCGGCCTTGCCGTCCATGGTCAACGGCATGCGCATCGGCCTGGGCGTGGCCTGGATGTGCCTGGTCTCGGCTGAAATGCTTCCCGGAAGCATCTCGGGAGTCGGATATCTGATCACCCACGCCTACACCATGGCTTCGACGGATATTGTGGTCGCCGGAATGTTCAGCATCGGGCTGACCGGAGCGCTCATGGATTGGCTTTTCAGGCGGATTGAACGCAGATGCTTTTCGTGGCAGCGGCTTGCGAGGTAA
- a CDS encoding ABC transporter substrate-binding protein has protein sequence MVAAAILSAGQSMAEDKLPVLNVGYIFTTHHSPFIVAMAQNEEFKEFGVHLRPVVDKLKYELMDGDKPLALFNIIVNKSGSETTTMFAQGNMDIALASGTAIMAGIDQGTPMKMLCPTHVDGMGLVFPPQNTLKGWDQVAEYIKASGQPVKIGYHSPTSAPRIIIEGALQKAGLKVTQDATVQDADVLLVDLKTTSNFIPALTSGQVDAWVGPAPHPEVSELKKVGHIALDLRDLPPAGAWHNFPCCVMAARDAVIAEHPEVLRKTVELLSRSGQWCNDHKAEEGQILAGWTGSPAEAVQKSTIVYTTEPSKNWMNGQATYLEILNSMNKFRGELKGKSLAEVEDKLFDFSFLNKN, from the coding sequence ATGGTCGCGGCGGCAATCCTGTCCGCAGGCCAATCCATGGCTGAAGACAAGCTTCCCGTTCTGAACGTGGGCTACATCTTCACCACGCACCACAGTCCGTTCATCGTGGCCATGGCGCAAAACGAGGAATTCAAGGAGTTCGGAGTCCATCTGCGTCCGGTGGTGGACAAGCTCAAGTATGAACTCATGGACGGTGACAAGCCCTTGGCTCTTTTCAACATCATCGTGAACAAGAGCGGTTCCGAGACGACAACCATGTTTGCCCAGGGGAACATGGATATCGCTCTTGCTTCGGGCACGGCCATCATGGCCGGAATAGATCAGGGCACGCCCATGAAGATGCTGTGTCCGACGCATGTCGATGGAATGGGTCTGGTGTTTCCTCCCCAGAACACGCTCAAGGGCTGGGATCAGGTGGCGGAATACATCAAGGCTTCCGGGCAGCCCGTAAAGATCGGCTATCATTCTCCCACCAGCGCGCCGCGCATCATCATCGAGGGCGCCTTGCAGAAAGCCGGCCTCAAGGTAACCCAGGACGCTACCGTGCAGGACGCCGATGTCTTGCTGGTCGATCTGAAGACCACCTCAAATTTCATTCCCGCCCTGACCAGCGGTCAGGTCGATGCCTGGGTCGGACCCGCGCCGCATCCCGAAGTCTCGGAACTCAAGAAGGTCGGGCATATCGCCCTTGATCTGCGAGACCTGCCCCCGGCCGGAGCCTGGCACAATTTCCCCTGCTGCGTCATGGCGGCCCGGGATGCGGTTATCGCCGAACATCCCGAGGTTCTGCGCAAGACGGTCGAGCTTTTGAGCAGGTCCGGTCAATGGTGCAACGATCACAAGGCCGAGGAAGGTCAGATTCTTGCCGGTTGGACGGGGTCCCCGGCTGAAGCGGTGCAGAAATCCACCATCGTCTACACCACCGAACCATCCAAGAACTGGATGAACGGTCAGGCCACCTATCTTGAAATCCTCAATTCCATGAACAAGTTCCGGGGCGAACTCAAAGGCAAAAGCCTCGCCGAAGTCGAAGACAAACTCTTTGATTTCAGCTTCCTGAACAAAAATTAA
- a CDS encoding glycosyl transferase family 1 produces the protein MRILHIISQKPDFTGSGKYVQEMIRQGRSRGHEPFLVAGVCADFAVPEELIRPDRLRVIRFDGHDLGFPVMGMSDVMPYPSTVCSSLTKLQIIEYRTAFARVLKSAIAEFAPDIIHSNHLWMATAVAREVAPHMPLVTTCHGSCLRQYRLCPELGNSLKGSLLGIDRVIALFGKQKTEIVELLGIDPGKVDVVSGGFNEMCFYAGEGEDDAGTVQILYAGKLDSSKGVPWLLRSLKRIRQPWHLHLVGAGSGQEKDLCLELAASHGTRVTVHGLLSHEKLGALMRRCDIFALPSFFEGLPLVLLEAMACGCRIVTTDLPGARELFAVPHPSMVRLVELPALETVDRPFKSDESLLEQRLAEALEASMADVMNGVEPDQDYIRKITGPFTWEGIFERIESVYRQALEGR, from the coding sequence ATGCGAATCCTACACATCATCAGCCAGAAGCCGGACTTCACCGGCAGCGGGAAATACGTCCAGGAAATGATCCGTCAGGGCCGGAGCAGGGGGCATGAGCCTTTTCTCGTTGCGGGCGTTTGCGCTGATTTTGCGGTGCCGGAAGAGCTGATACGGCCGGACAGGCTTCGGGTCATTCGCTTCGACGGGCATGACCTCGGTTTTCCCGTCATGGGCATGAGCGATGTCATGCCCTACCCAAGTACCGTCTGCTCCTCCCTGACCAAGTTGCAGATCATCGAGTACAGGACGGCCTTCGCCAGGGTCCTCAAGTCCGCCATTGCCGAATTCGCGCCAGACATCATCCACTCCAATCATCTGTGGATGGCCACGGCCGTGGCCCGCGAGGTCGCTCCCCATATGCCCCTGGTGACCACCTGCCATGGCTCGTGCCTGCGCCAGTACCGCCTGTGCCCGGAACTGGGCAATTCGCTCAAAGGGTCCTTGCTCGGTATCGACCGGGTCATTGCCCTCTTCGGCAAGCAGAAGACGGAGATCGTTGAATTGCTGGGCATTGACCCTGGCAAGGTTGACGTCGTCAGTGGCGGCTTCAACGAAATGTGCTTCTATGCTGGGGAAGGGGAGGATGATGCCGGGACCGTGCAGATCCTTTACGCGGGCAAGCTCGATTCATCCAAGGGTGTGCCCTGGCTGCTGAGAAGCTTGAAAAGAATCCGCCAACCCTGGCATCTCCATCTTGTGGGCGCTGGCAGCGGTCAGGAAAAGGACTTGTGCCTGGAACTGGCCGCCAGTCACGGCACAAGGGTCACTGTCCACGGGCTCCTCTCCCACGAGAAGCTGGGCGCTTTGATGCGGCGCTGCGACATCTTCGCGCTGCCATCCTTTTTCGAGGGTCTTCCCCTGGTCCTGCTGGAGGCCATGGCCTGCGGCTGCCGCATAGTCACCACGGACCTTCCGGGAGCCCGAGAACTTTTCGCGGTACCCCATCCGAGCATGGTGCGTCTGGTGGAACTGCCGGCGCTGGAAACAGTGGACAGGCCGTTCAAGAGCGATGAGTCGCTGCTGGAACAACGACTGGCCGAGGCGCTGGAGGCGAGCATGGCCGATGTGATGAACGGTGTGGAACCGGATCAGGACTATATCCGCAAAATCACTGGGCCATTCACTTGGGAGGGCATCTTCGAAAGGATCGAAAGCGTGTACAGGCAGGCTCTGGAAGGCAGATGA